The Synechocystis sp. PCC 6714 genome includes the window GAGCGTCAACCCTGGTTTCGGCGGCCAAAGTTTTATTCCTGAAGTCTTGCCCAAAATCCGCTCCCTCCGTCAGATGTGTGACGAACGGGGTCTAGATCCGTGGATTGAAGTGGATGGGGGGCTCAAACCCAATAACACCTGGCAAGTCCTCGAAGCTGGGGCCAATGCCATTGTGGCCGGTTCTGCTGTGTTCAATGCCCCCGATTACGCCGAGGCGATCGCCGGAGTTCGCAATAGCAAACGCCCAGAGCCCCAATTAGCAACGGTGTAAATTAATGCAGAAAATCCGCACGAAAACGATTTAGACACCGGGAAACGAGAGATTATAGGGTTAGAGCCCCATTGCTCCCACAACAAAACCCCCGGAAAAACCTTCTGGAACACAAACGAGGTGGAGATTTAATCCACCTTTTTTCTTTGCTTGATTAAGTTTCAGGCGATCGTTAGCCCCCGGCCACTGCGGGCACAATGCTTACCTCATCCCCCGCGCTCAGAGCCGTATCCGTACCTTGCAAAAAGCGAATATCTTCCTCATTAACATAAAAATTGAGAAAGCGGCGGGGCTTACCTTCCTCGTCACATAGGCGAGCCTTAATCCCTGGGCAATTGGTTTCCAGGGCATCGATCAACTGCCCCACATCAGCAGCTTCACAGTCAATGGTGGCTTGACCACTAGTGAACTTTTGTAGCGGAGTGGGAATAAGAACTTTAACCGTCATGATATTTACGAAAAAAAGAGGACTGCTCAACCGGGACAACACCGGAGAAGCCACCACATCGATTAGAACGCTAAAGTCCCTTCAACGTCAAGTTGGTTATCCAATCTCTAAAAGATTTTAAGTACTAATAAAGTTCGTACTTCAGCAGAGTGCAGGGCAAACCGCCATTATTGACGGGAAAACGGGCGGAGGTTCTCAATCCAATCCTTTTTGTCAAAGCTTTATTGCCACTGAGAATAAAGGCAGTCCAGCCCTTAAATCTCT containing:
- a CDS encoding MoaD/ThiS family protein — translated: MASPVLSRLSSPLFFVNIMTVKVLIPTPLQKFTSGQATIDCEAADVGQLIDALETNCPGIKARLCDEEGKPRRFLNFYVNEEDIRFLQGTDTALSAGDEVSIVPAVAGG